From a single Streptomyces rubradiris genomic region:
- a CDS encoding DUF317 domain-containing protein, whose amino-acid sequence MHESSQTVEIDFVAPRYLAGGGDPAWITVPLHRACGWSHGHDPLMPRVILSSPDQKALLRLEPDPDSAWWTIQHAAGPDRPAWYASFGARTPVEIIAAFTDALTAPTGDVADAWDPLAPLRDAGWSPTTQDNRLASPDGTVRVDLHEATGTWWVTTTLNQAQRPVWQAHFGEHTPPHLITAFTTALTDPTPLARISTVDSLPTRDPHLVTHTRAEVRASQIAFVLEDRVRTLAARHKAPTAPPGLPRRPSADPGHTR is encoded by the coding sequence GTGCACGAGTCCTCCCAGACGGTCGAGATCGACTTCGTCGCTCCGCGGTATCTGGCCGGCGGCGGTGACCCCGCCTGGATCACCGTCCCCCTGCACCGCGCCTGCGGCTGGAGCCACGGCCACGACCCCCTCATGCCGCGCGTCATCCTCTCCAGCCCCGACCAGAAAGCACTGCTGCGGCTGGAACCCGACCCGGACAGCGCATGGTGGACCATCCAGCACGCCGCCGGCCCCGACCGGCCCGCCTGGTACGCCAGCTTCGGCGCCCGCACCCCGGTCGAGATCATCGCGGCGTTCACCGACGCCCTCACCGCCCCCACCGGCGATGTGGCAGACGCCTGGGACCCCTTGGCTCCGCTCCGCGACGCGGGCTGGTCACCGACGACCCAGGACAACCGGCTCGCCTCCCCCGACGGCACGGTACGCGTCGACCTGCACGAGGCGACCGGCACCTGGTGGGTGACTACCACCCTGAACCAAGCCCAGCGACCGGTATGGCAGGCCCACTTCGGCGAGCACACCCCACCGCACCTGATCACCGCGTTCACCACCGCACTCACCGACCCCACCCCGCTCGCCCGTATCAGCACGGTGGACAGCCTCCCCACCCGCGACCCGCACCTTGTCACCCACACCCGCGCCGAAGTACGGGCCTCCCAGATCGCCTTCGTGCTGGAGGACCGGGTCCGCACGCTCGCCGCCCGCCACAAGGCCCCGACGGCACCACCCGGCCTTCCCCGGCGGCCGTCCGCCGACCCCGGCCACACCCGCTGA